One genomic region from Haloterrigena gelatinilytica encodes:
- a CDS encoding nascent polypeptide-associated complex protein — translation MFGGGGGGLNPRKMEQMMQQMGIDVEDIDAEEVIIRTDEYDLVFNDAEVTKMDARGEETYQIIGSPEQVESGAAAGSAGADEDAGAAIPDEDVELVATRAGVSEDEAREALEAVDGDLAAAVERLE, via the coding sequence ATGTTCGGAGGAGGCGGCGGCGGACTGAACCCGCGCAAGATGGAACAGATGATGCAACAGATGGGGATCGACGTCGAGGATATCGACGCCGAGGAGGTCATCATCCGCACCGACGAGTACGACCTCGTCTTCAACGACGCCGAGGTCACCAAGATGGACGCCCGCGGTGAGGAGACCTACCAGATCATCGGCTCGCCCGAACAGGTCGAGTCCGGTGCCGCCGCCGGGAGCGCCGGCGCCGACGAGGACGCCGGAGCCGCGATTCCCGACGAGGACGTCGAACTCGTCGCCACCCGCGCCGGCGTGAGCGAGGACGAGGCCCGCGAGGCCCTCGAGGCGGTCGACGGCGACCTCGCCGCGGCGGTCGAACGTCTCGAGTGA
- a CDS encoding PUA domain-containing protein, which produces MSDSADGNGQAGLAELRTIADYQFGADAGEALFPPAESLTIKRTSSGRPQQIHADDGRIVSFGTDGRFTLGLEGGRRLHAALEHPAYRVVVDDESEPFVRDEKNVFTKFVLETGPEIRPGDEVLVVHERGELIAVGTAELAADAIADFETGMAVNVREGAPAKN; this is translated from the coding sequence ATGAGCGATTCAGCCGACGGAAACGGACAGGCGGGACTGGCGGAACTGCGGACCATCGCGGACTACCAGTTCGGCGCGGACGCCGGCGAGGCTCTCTTTCCGCCCGCGGAGTCACTCACGATCAAACGCACCTCTTCGGGCCGACCCCAGCAGATCCACGCCGACGACGGGCGGATCGTCTCCTTCGGGACCGACGGCCGGTTCACCCTCGGCCTCGAGGGCGGCCGTCGGCTCCACGCGGCCCTCGAGCATCCGGCCTACCGCGTCGTCGTCGACGACGAGAGCGAACCGTTCGTCCGCGACGAGAAGAACGTCTTCACGAAGTTCGTCCTCGAGACCGGCCCGGAAATTCGGCCGGGCGACGAGGTGCTCGTGGTCCACGAGCGCGGCGAGTTGATCGCGGTCGGAACGGCGGAACTGGCGGCCGACGCCATCGCGGACTTCGAGACCGGGATGGCGGTGAACGTGCGCGAGGGCGCGCCTGCGAAGAACTGA
- a CDS encoding LabA-like NYN domain-containing protein, with protein MTEIHPGQRVAVLVDAQNLYHTAQSLHSRNIDYSALLEKAVQDRQLTRAIAYVIRADSPEEESFFEALIDIGFEPKIKDIKTFSDGTKKADWDVGMSLDAVTLANHIDTLVLCTGDGDFSRLCSHLRHEGVRVEVMAFESSTAEELIAAADSFVDLGERHETFLL; from the coding sequence ATGACGGAAATTCACCCGGGCCAGCGCGTCGCCGTCCTCGTCGACGCCCAGAACCTCTATCACACGGCCCAGAGCCTGCACAGCCGCAACATCGACTACTCCGCGCTGCTCGAGAAGGCCGTTCAGGACCGCCAGCTGACCCGCGCGATCGCGTACGTCATCCGCGCGGATTCCCCCGAGGAAGAGAGCTTCTTCGAGGCGCTGATCGACATCGGCTTCGAGCCGAAGATCAAGGACATCAAGACGTTTTCGGACGGGACCAAGAAGGCCGACTGGGACGTCGGGATGAGCCTCGACGCGGTGACGCTCGCTAACCACATCGATACGCTCGTCCTCTGTACGGGCGACGGCGACTTCTCGCGGCTCTGTTCGCACCTGCGCCACGAGGGGGTTCGCGTCGAGGTGATGGCGTTCGAATCCTCGACGGCCGAGGAACTCATCGCGGCGGCCGACTCCTTCGTCGATCTCGGCGAACGCCACGAGACGTTCCTCCTCTGA
- a CDS encoding M48 family metalloprotease: protein MEWPADWGLRVRMLATMVLLLTVYLIIASGIATVIVGYTSGGGTVVYGLLALGFAGVHYWYAAWFLPRGLGATAVDPDEYPDLHATVERLARQADLPTPTIAVVDAEVPNAFVTGHSQRSATITVTSGLLDTLEGEQREAVLAHELAHVKNRDAIAMTLASFLPTIALVILVASGLAFDGRDGGHDVPSGVVVLAPVSIVAWLVGSVFVRLFARHREIVADSGAVAITGDPSALAAALRSLSDELERVPDEDLRSVAELNAFFVVPVQSGFVGRFLSTHPPVERRIERLQRLERQLA, encoded by the coding sequence ATGGAGTGGCCGGCGGACTGGGGCCTGCGAGTCCGAATGCTCGCGACAATGGTCCTGCTGCTGACGGTGTACCTGATTATCGCGTCCGGCATCGCCACCGTAATCGTCGGCTACACTAGCGGTGGTGGCACCGTCGTCTACGGACTTCTCGCGCTCGGCTTCGCCGGCGTCCACTACTGGTACGCCGCGTGGTTTCTCCCTCGGGGTCTGGGTGCGACCGCGGTCGATCCTGACGAGTATCCCGACCTCCACGCGACGGTCGAGCGACTCGCCCGGCAGGCAGACCTCCCGACCCCGACGATCGCCGTCGTCGACGCCGAGGTCCCCAACGCCTTCGTCACCGGCCACAGCCAGCGCAGCGCTACGATCACGGTAACCAGCGGGCTGCTCGACACTCTCGAGGGCGAACAGCGCGAGGCCGTCCTCGCGCACGAACTGGCTCACGTCAAGAATCGGGACGCGATCGCGATGACCCTCGCCTCGTTTCTCCCGACGATCGCGCTCGTGATTCTCGTGGCGAGCGGTCTGGCCTTCGACGGTCGCGACGGTGGCCACGACGTTCCGAGCGGTGTCGTCGTACTCGCCCCCGTTTCGATCGTCGCCTGGCTCGTCGGCTCCGTCTTCGTTCGCCTCTTCGCTCGCCACCGCGAGATCGTCGCCGACAGCGGCGCGGTCGCGATCACCGGCGACCCGTCGGCGTTGGCCGCCGCGCTGCGATCGCTTTCGGACGAACTCGAGCGCGTTCCCGACGAGGACCTGCGGAGTGTCGCCGAACTGAACGCCTTTTTCGTCGTCCCGGTGCAGTCGGGTTTCGTCGGCCGGTTCCTCTCGACTCACCCGCCGGTCGAACGGCGAATCGAGCGGTTACAACGCCTCGAGCGCCAACTGGCGTAA
- a CDS encoding M48 family metallopeptidase: MTDFGLKLRMVVVGTILFAFYVGAATFLALLFGVSPILILPAGIVILPAIQYKLGKWMALRGAEEMPEDGQYREVHQMTESLSRDMGVDKPKLMVMNMGVPNAFAVGRKGAGVVCVSTELMQILERDELEGVIAHEIAHIKNRDVITMVVGQSIGMMVGYVAYFAVLMGGERNIGTWILAMVASSLANMLVMIFVLAISRYREYVADEDARQYIGTGEPLARALEKISSGAQGRESQLDDSMSALCIMNTDRGLMEKLFASHPPTEKRIEKLRS, from the coding sequence ATGACAGACTTCGGACTGAAACTCCGGATGGTCGTCGTCGGAACCATCCTCTTCGCCTTCTACGTCGGCGCAGCGACGTTTTTGGCCCTGCTATTCGGCGTCAGCCCGATCCTGATACTGCCCGCCGGGATCGTCATCCTCCCCGCGATCCAGTACAAACTCGGGAAGTGGATGGCGCTCAGAGGCGCCGAGGAGATGCCCGAGGACGGCCAGTACCGCGAGGTTCACCAGATGACCGAATCGCTCTCCCGCGACATGGGCGTCGACAAACCCAAGCTGATGGTGATGAACATGGGCGTCCCCAACGCCTTCGCCGTCGGCCGCAAGGGCGCCGGCGTCGTCTGCGTCTCGACGGAACTCATGCAGATCCTCGAGCGCGACGAACTCGAGGGCGTCATCGCCCACGAGATCGCCCACATCAAGAACCGCGACGTGATCACGATGGTCGTCGGCCAGTCCATCGGGATGATGGTCGGCTACGTCGCCTACTTCGCGGTCCTGATGGGCGGCGAGCGCAACATCGGCACCTGGATCCTCGCGATGGTCGCCTCCTCGCTGGCGAACATGCTCGTGATGATCTTCGTGCTGGCCATCTCGCGGTACCGCGAGTACGTCGCCGACGAGGACGCCCGCCAGTACATCGGTACCGGCGAACCGCTGGCGCGCGCCCTCGAGAAGATTTCCAGCGGCGCGCAGGGACGCGAGTCGCAACTCGACGACAGCATGAGCGCACTGTGTATCATGAACACCGACCGCGGCCTCATGGAGAAGCTGTTCGCGAGCCACCCGCCGACGGAGAAGCGCATCGAGAAGCTCCGAAGCTAA
- the dapA gene encoding 4-hydroxy-tetrahydrodipicolinate synthase — protein MTALDLSGVFPAMCTPFDEDERIDFETLQTDAQRLEAAGVDGLVPVGSTGESATLTHDEHVEVVEAVIEAVDDVPVIAGTGSNNTREALELSERAADAGADGLLLISPYYNKPEQRGLIEHYETIADAVDLPQIVYNVPSRTGRNIEPDTAVELAAHENIAGYKAASGDLGQIGEIAERTTDEDFAVLSGDDALTLPTLSVGGTGTISVCANIEPELTCAMVGAALDGDYARAQELHHTLGPLYRHLFVETNPIPVKEAMEIRGYGPARMRSPLTRLSEEYREDLEAVLADLEDESTRAGTTDASDEGAAVEGDR, from the coding sequence ATGACAGCACTCGACCTTTCGGGCGTCTTCCCGGCGATGTGTACGCCCTTCGACGAGGACGAACGGATCGACTTCGAAACGCTCCAGACCGACGCGCAGCGACTCGAGGCGGCGGGCGTCGACGGGCTCGTTCCCGTCGGCTCGACCGGCGAGTCGGCGACGCTGACCCACGACGAACACGTGGAGGTCGTCGAGGCGGTCATCGAGGCCGTCGACGACGTCCCCGTCATCGCGGGCACGGGCTCGAACAACACCCGCGAGGCGCTGGAACTCTCCGAGCGGGCCGCCGACGCGGGCGCCGACGGCCTCCTGCTCATCTCGCCGTACTACAACAAGCCCGAACAGCGCGGGCTGATCGAACACTACGAAACGATCGCGGACGCCGTCGACCTGCCCCAGATCGTCTACAACGTCCCCTCGCGGACGGGCCGCAACATCGAACCCGACACCGCGGTCGAACTCGCCGCCCACGAGAACATCGCGGGCTACAAGGCCGCCAGCGGTGATCTCGGTCAGATCGGCGAGATCGCCGAGCGAACGACCGACGAGGACTTCGCCGTCCTCTCGGGCGACGACGCGCTCACGCTGCCGACCCTCTCCGTCGGCGGAACCGGGACGATCAGCGTCTGCGCGAACATCGAACCCGAACTGACCTGCGCGATGGTCGGCGCCGCGCTCGACGGCGACTACGCGCGCGCACAAGAGCTCCACCACACGCTGGGGCCGCTGTACCGCCACCTGTTCGTCGAGACCAACCCGATCCCGGTCAAGGAGGCCATGGAGATCCGCGGCTACGGCCCCGCGCGCATGCGCTCGCCGCTGACCCGCCTCTCCGAGGAGTACCGCGAGGACCTCGAGGCCGTCCTCGCCGACCTCGAGGACGAGTCGACCCGCGCCGGTACCACCGACGCGAGCGACGAGGGAGCCGCAGTGGAGGGCGATCGATGA
- the dapB gene encoding 4-hydroxy-tetrahydrodipicolinate reductase yields the protein MTVRIGVTGATGRMGREVIAAATERDDCEVVFAVNREPDGETVDGVEIEPADEFDSLVVDREPTAVVDFTGPESAVDYAEACADAGVAFVTGTTGFDDDQRAALEAAGDEIAVLHAPNFARGVQALVNVVGEAVRNLQGYDVELVETHHNGKRDAPSGTANRLLEEIEANGEFSERTHGREGEAPREEAEIGVHALRAGDITGEHEIVLAGNHEEVRLTHRAEDRGVFAAGAVDAAVWIAGQKAGRYDFADVIGE from the coding sequence ATGACGGTTCGGATCGGCGTCACCGGCGCGACCGGCCGAATGGGTCGCGAAGTGATCGCCGCCGCCACCGAGCGCGACGACTGCGAGGTCGTCTTCGCGGTCAATCGGGAGCCGGACGGCGAGACCGTCGACGGCGTCGAGATCGAGCCGGCCGACGAGTTCGACTCGCTGGTCGTCGACCGCGAACCCACCGCGGTCGTCGACTTCACCGGCCCCGAGTCGGCCGTCGACTACGCCGAGGCCTGCGCGGACGCCGGCGTCGCCTTCGTCACCGGGACGACCGGCTTCGACGACGATCAACGCGCGGCGCTCGAGGCCGCCGGCGACGAGATCGCCGTCCTCCACGCGCCGAACTTCGCCCGCGGCGTGCAGGCGCTGGTCAACGTCGTCGGCGAGGCGGTCCGGAACCTACAGGGCTACGACGTCGAACTCGTCGAGACCCACCACAATGGAAAGCGCGACGCGCCCAGCGGGACCGCGAACCGACTGCTCGAGGAGATCGAGGCGAACGGCGAGTTCTCCGAGCGCACGCACGGCCGCGAGGGCGAGGCCCCCCGCGAGGAGGCCGAGATCGGCGTCCACGCGCTGCGGGCCGGGGATATCACCGGCGAACACGAGATCGTCCTCGCGGGCAACCACGAGGAAGTCCGACTGACCCACCGCGCGGAGGATCGTGGCGTCTTCGCCGCGGGCGCGGTCGACGCGGCGGTCTGGATCGCTGGACAAAAGGCGGGTCGCTACGACTTCGCGGACGTGATCGGAGAATGA
- a CDS encoding 2,3,4,5-tetrahydropyridine-2,6-dicarboxylate N-succinyltransferase produces the protein MSALESEISELWDRKQNGDVSADTAGEDEYATLEAFLDALEDGEVRAAEKQGDAWEANEWVKQGILLNFGLREIQRYEHGGTTYNDVLPLADSSEYGDRGSRNTPDGTVVRQGAHIGSGCILMSPAFVNIGAHVGDGTLVDSCDTVGSCAQIGENVKLGANTLIGGVLEPVENAPVIVEDNVSLGAGCRVTSGFVVGENSVVGENTLLTPRIPVYDLVEEEVIYGELPANRRAFTRFVESSISDHDLFDGGAYKPAVVATDLETETLEATEREDALRE, from the coding sequence ATGAGCGCACTCGAAAGCGAAATCAGCGAGCTGTGGGACCGCAAACAGAACGGCGACGTCAGCGCCGACACCGCCGGCGAGGACGAGTACGCTACCCTCGAGGCGTTCCTCGACGCCTTAGAGGACGGCGAGGTCCGCGCCGCGGAGAAGCAGGGCGACGCCTGGGAGGCCAACGAGTGGGTCAAGCAGGGGATCCTGCTGAACTTCGGCCTCCGGGAGATCCAGCGGTACGAACACGGCGGGACGACGTACAACGACGTCCTGCCGCTGGCCGACTCGAGCGAGTACGGCGACCGCGGAAGCCGCAACACACCGGACGGCACCGTCGTCCGACAAGGCGCCCACATCGGCTCGGGCTGCATCCTGATGAGCCCGGCGTTCGTCAACATCGGCGCCCACGTCGGCGACGGCACGCTCGTCGACTCCTGTGACACCGTCGGCTCCTGCGCTCAGATCGGCGAGAACGTCAAGCTCGGCGCCAACACGCTGATCGGTGGCGTGCTCGAACCAGTCGAGAACGCGCCGGTCATCGTCGAGGACAACGTCTCGCTCGGCGCCGGCTGTCGCGTCACCTCTGGCTTCGTCGTCGGCGAGAACAGCGTCGTCGGCGAGAACACGCTGCTGACGCCGCGCATCCCCGTCTACGACCTCGTCGAGGAAGAGGTCATCTACGGCGAACTGCCCGCGAACCGGCGCGCGTTCACCCGCTTCGTCGAGTCCTCGATCAGCGACCACGACCTCTTCGACGGCGGCGCCTACAAGCCCGCCGTGGTGGCTACTGATCTGGAGACGGAGACGCTCGAGGCAACTGAGCGCGAGGACGCGCTTCGAGAATAG
- a CDS encoding AbrB/MazE/SpoVT family DNA-binding domain-containing protein, giving the protein MSKRAEADDRGRIVIPHEIREKHGDRYRVVELDDRVELIPLKDDPIEGLRDAVGDAFDDKSIDEIKREAREAAREDAIDDVSE; this is encoded by the coding sequence ATGAGCAAACGGGCCGAGGCAGACGATCGGGGTCGAATTGTTATCCCTCACGAGATCCGCGAGAAACACGGCGACCGGTACCGGGTCGTCGAACTCGACGATCGGGTCGAACTGATTCCACTGAAAGACGACCCGATCGAGGGGCTCCGCGATGCCGTCGGTGACGCCTTCGACGACAAATCGATCGACGAGATCAAGCGAGAGGCGCGCGAGGCCGCTCGAGAAGACGCGATAGACGACGTGAGTGAGTAG
- a CDS encoding type II toxin-antitoxin system VapC family toxin, with translation MIYADTDFFIALVKDDDWLQDRAAQIALENEGEIYTSRATLLELLMISDRFEFDRMEALTYALEIAMVPEDEDVLFQAADYMEQDGLTPFDAYHVAYADEDPLVSSDKSFDEVTNDRIAIEKREPE, from the coding sequence ATGATCTACGCCGATACGGACTTCTTCATCGCACTAGTGAAAGACGACGACTGGCTTCAGGATAGAGCGGCCCAGATTGCGCTCGAGAACGAGGGGGAGATCTACACCTCACGCGCAACGCTGCTCGAACTGCTCATGATTTCTGACCGGTTCGAGTTCGATCGGATGGAGGCGCTCACCTACGCGCTCGAGATCGCGATGGTCCCCGAAGACGAAGACGTCCTGTTTCAGGCGGCGGACTACATGGAGCAAGACGGACTCACTCCGTTCGATGCGTATCACGTCGCCTACGCGGACGAGGATCCGCTCGTCTCGTCGGACAAATCGTTCGACGAGGTAACGAACGATCGGATCGCAATAGAGAAACGGGAACCCGAGTAG
- the lysA gene encoding diaminopimelate decarboxylase, whose product MTTLAESPAVRRLADWDATRLESLVGDYGSPLYALDLERVRENYRRLAAAFPDAEIMYAVKANALGDVLEALHEEGAGLECASAGEVKRALAAAEASDRSDGFGVDVHYTAVNPPARDLDWVVDAWEDHPELTITVGAEDTIDRLEERGYDGRLCLRVNPGIDAGHHEKVKTGAAAKFGVPIERAVDVLADAAERGFDVVGVHAHLGSGVSSDQLDDHRAFVARMGDLAREVNDALEGDLEFVDVGGGFGVPYREDEEPLDLEAVAEATREALGEVDARLTIEPGRYFVADAGVLLTEVNTVKEARDTLAVGVDAGMTTLLRPAMYDAYHPIRNLTADIEVETDDPSDNGRETVPQTVAGPICESGDVFCSDRELPASRRADVLAIGNAGAYGYEMANQYNSRPRPASVVIDGDGDDAVRLARRRETFDDVTRVETNAADPTIENPSRNRNADTNREAHNDHDIR is encoded by the coding sequence ATGACTACACTCGCGGAATCGCCGGCTGTCCGCCGGCTCGCCGACTGGGACGCGACGCGCCTCGAGTCGCTGGTCGGCGACTACGGCTCACCGCTGTACGCGCTCGACCTCGAGCGCGTGCGGGAGAACTACCGGCGCCTCGCGGCGGCGTTTCCGGACGCTGAAATCATGTACGCCGTGAAGGCCAATGCGCTCGGGGACGTCCTCGAGGCGCTCCACGAGGAGGGCGCGGGCCTCGAGTGCGCCTCCGCCGGGGAAGTGAAACGCGCGCTCGCGGCCGCCGAGGCGAGCGATAGGAGCGACGGATTCGGGGTGGACGTCCACTACACGGCCGTCAACCCGCCTGCGCGGGATCTCGACTGGGTCGTCGACGCGTGGGAGGACCACCCCGAGCTGACGATCACCGTCGGCGCCGAAGACACGATCGACCGTCTCGAGGAACGCGGCTACGACGGGCGACTCTGCCTCCGCGTGAATCCGGGAATCGACGCCGGTCACCACGAGAAGGTCAAGACCGGCGCCGCCGCGAAGTTCGGCGTGCCGATCGAGCGCGCGGTCGACGTGCTCGCGGACGCCGCCGAGCGCGGGTTCGACGTCGTCGGCGTCCACGCCCACCTCGGCTCGGGCGTCTCGAGCGACCAACTGGACGACCACCGGGCGTTCGTCGCGCGGATGGGCGACCTCGCGCGGGAAGTAAACGACGCCCTCGAGGGCGACCTCGAGTTCGTCGACGTCGGCGGCGGCTTCGGCGTCCCCTACCGCGAGGACGAGGAACCGCTGGACCTCGAGGCCGTCGCCGAGGCGACCCGCGAGGCGCTGGGCGAGGTCGACGCGCGGCTGACGATCGAACCCGGCCGCTACTTCGTCGCGGACGCGGGCGTCCTGCTGACCGAGGTCAACACCGTCAAGGAGGCCCGCGACACCCTCGCGGTCGGCGTCGACGCCGGGATGACGACGCTCTTGCGGCCCGCGATGTACGACGCCTACCATCCGATTCGGAACCTGACCGCCGACATCGAAGTCGAAACCGATGACCCGTCCGATAACGGCCGCGAGACGGTCCCGCAGACGGTCGCCGGCCCCATCTGCGAGAGCGGCGACGTTTTCTGTTCCGACCGCGAACTACCGGCCAGCAGACGCGCGGACGTGCTCGCGATCGGCAACGCGGGGGCCTACGGCTACGAGATGGCCAACCAGTACAACTCCCGGCCCCGGCCCGCGTCGGTCGTCATCGACGGCGACGGCGACGACGCGGTCCGACTCGCCCGCCGACGCGAGACGTTCGACGACGTAACGCGAGTCGAGACGAACGCGGCCGATCCGACGATCGAAAACCCGAGTCGGAATCGGAACGCGGATACCAACCGAGAAGCACATAACGACCACGATATACGATAG
- the dapF gene encoding diaminopimelate epimerase, producing the protein MSVPFQKYHGTGNDFLIIQADEYVPDRGALAERECDRDDGVGADGILYLALEERFHPPRVIMTLVQPDGATAPMCGNGARCAADWAMAETGSDSVMIDTQAGTLRADRTDEGITIEMGTPTFDPDEVPVRADEQVFEEEIEGLEVTMVNTGVPHAVAFVDDVDDVDLETVAPPVRYADAFPVGTNVTIASPDGNGGFDQRSYERGVEGETDSCGTGAVAIAVVARRLGHTDADPVDVHPPGGDLRVSFNDRGNATLSGPVEHEFDGEVTVRSPTEL; encoded by the coding sequence ATGAGCGTCCCATTCCAGAAGTACCACGGCACCGGCAACGACTTTCTAATCATTCAAGCGGACGAATACGTCCCCGATCGGGGCGCGCTCGCCGAACGCGAGTGCGACCGCGACGACGGCGTCGGTGCCGACGGCATCCTCTATCTCGCCCTGGAGGAGCGGTTCCATCCGCCGCGGGTCATCATGACGCTGGTCCAGCCCGACGGCGCGACGGCTCCGATGTGCGGCAACGGCGCGCGCTGTGCCGCCGACTGGGCCATGGCGGAGACCGGCTCCGACAGCGTCATGATCGACACGCAGGCGGGGACCCTCCGCGCGGATCGCACGGACGAGGGGATCACCATCGAGATGGGCACGCCCACGTTCGACCCCGACGAGGTCCCCGTTCGGGCCGACGAACAGGTCTTCGAGGAGGAGATCGAGGGCCTCGAGGTGACGATGGTCAACACCGGCGTCCCCCACGCCGTCGCGTTCGTCGACGACGTCGACGACGTCGACCTCGAGACGGTCGCGCCGCCCGTACGATACGCCGACGCGTTCCCGGTCGGAACGAACGTCACGATCGCCAGTCCGGACGGCAACGGCGGCTTCGACCAGCGGAGCTACGAGCGCGGCGTGGAGGGCGAGACCGACTCCTGTGGCACCGGCGCGGTCGCCATCGCCGTCGTCGCGCGCCGACTCGGCCACACCGACGCCGACCCGGTCGACGTCCATCCGCCGGGCGGCGATCTGCGTGTGAGTTTCAACGACCGCGGGAACGCGACGCTCTCCGGCCCCGTCGAACACGAGTTCGACGGCGAAGTGACCGTTCGATCGCCGACGGAACTGTGA
- a CDS encoding M20 family metallopeptidase encodes MSGDDGATAVEDAAFADFDPVEFLETAVQRDSHEDVGPMREFLCETLESRGVSPRVDGGGNVLATRGSADAETHVVLNTHIDTVSPHVPFERDESGSEAGGSDVIRGRGSCDAKGPLAALLAAFFAVDPTEGRVTLAITPDEEVLSTGAYELVTGEDSPTRDADAVIVGEPTDLDVCTAAKGRFQGTIHLTGANAHAAEPETGANAVAALESVLAAIRAFDERADAPPEHPQLGAATLTPTVVEGGEATNQVPADCALTVDRRSVPPETADEFHAALTDQLETAVPDDVGVEFRFTDRPTPFLEAWDTDPDAEIVDVLADASGGEVRPFTAATEASYFAADAPTVVFGPGVLADDEGAVAHAPREYVRVDAVRAASRALEETLRTLVA; translated from the coding sequence GTGAGCGGCGACGACGGCGCGACGGCGGTCGAAGACGCCGCGTTCGCCGACTTCGACCCCGTCGAGTTCCTCGAGACGGCCGTCCAGCGCGACTCCCACGAGGACGTCGGTCCGATGCGCGAGTTCCTCTGCGAGACGCTCGAGAGCCGCGGCGTCTCGCCCCGCGTCGACGGCGGCGGCAACGTGCTGGCGACCCGCGGATCGGCCGACGCCGAGACGCACGTCGTGCTGAACACGCACATCGACACCGTCTCGCCGCACGTTCCGTTCGAGCGCGACGAGAGCGGGAGCGAAGCCGGCGGGAGCGACGTGATCCGCGGCCGCGGCTCCTGCGACGCGAAGGGCCCCCTCGCCGCGTTGCTCGCGGCGTTTTTCGCCGTCGATCCGACCGAGGGACGGGTCACGCTCGCGATCACGCCGGACGAGGAGGTGCTCTCGACGGGCGCCTACGAACTCGTGACGGGCGAGGACTCGCCGACGCGCGACGCCGACGCCGTGATCGTCGGCGAGCCGACCGATCTCGACGTCTGTACGGCCGCGAAGGGCCGGTTTCAGGGAACGATTCACCTGACGGGAGCCAACGCCCACGCCGCGGAGCCGGAGACCGGCGCCAACGCGGTCGCGGCCCTCGAGTCCGTCCTCGCGGCGATCCGCGCCTTCGACGAGCGGGCGGACGCGCCGCCCGAGCACCCTCAGCTCGGCGCCGCGACGCTGACGCCGACCGTCGTCGAGGGCGGCGAGGCCACGAACCAGGTGCCGGCCGACTGCGCGCTGACGGTCGACCGTCGCAGCGTGCCCCCGGAGACGGCCGACGAGTTCCACGCGGCGTTGACCGACCAGTTGGAGACGGCCGTTCCCGACGACGTCGGCGTCGAGTTCCGCTTTACCGACCGGCCGACGCCGTTCCTCGAGGCCTGGGACACCGACCCCGACGCCGAGATCGTCGACGTCCTCGCGGACGCGTCCGGGGGCGAAGTGCGGCCCTTCACCGCCGCGACCGAGGCCTCCTACTTCGCGGCCGACGCGCCGACGGTCGTCTTCGGTCCCGGCGTGCTCGCGGACGACGAGGGGGCGGTCGCCCACGCCCCGCGGGAGTACGTCCGCGTCGACGCCGTCCGGGCGGCGTCGCGAGCGCTCGAAGAGACGCTCCGAACGCTCGTCGCGTAG